The nucleotide window taccccttgtgtgcttcccccagtagtgtatagacacctgtgtgttcccctagttttatatagcccccggtgtgctcccccaaatgtatataaaccccctgtgtgctgcccccagtcgtatataccccgtgtataTACGGCTCCCGccttgtcagtgctgctgctgcatgtaactgtgagcgctcattacgagtgctcatagttacagttcagatcacagcagcgagcggggcagcggccctgtctagcggtcttcagcacaagagaagagcgggggtgtatgggcccccctggatgttgggggccccaagcgattgcttggggtgcttggtgccaaagtcCGCTACTGTATAAACCTCatgattacattgattacatataATTCATGGACTCCAGGTTAACCTTTGTCAGGCTGCATACTTTTACAACattaacaggctgcagaggtacaattGTTCATGTGCATATTTtgcccagtatataccagtataaatTTACCAAGTATATACCTTCAGAACCAGCTAAATATGGCATAAAGATTTTCTGGGCTTGTCACTGGTCAAACTCCTACCCATTACAAGGTCAGCTCTACACTGGGAAACCAAGTGATGGTCCTCGACAAGTAAACATTGGTGAACGAACAGTATTGGACCTAGTGAGCTCGTATAAAGGCTCTGGAAGAAATGTCATCACCGATAACTTCTTTACAACCATAGAACTAGCTAAGGTATTGAACTCCTGGAACATGACACTAGTTGGTACAGTGAGAAGAAAACAAAAGGTTCCTACCTAGCAACACGCAGCCTGCCAAAGAAAGGCCTGTAAACTCGACAAATTTTGCCTACAATCATGATGCAACATTCTGTTCATTTGTACCAAAGAAGAACAAATCAGTCATGCTTCTATCATCTATGCACATGACGGAAGAACTTAAAGAGAcactagcagccaagccagaGATAATAAAATACTACAACAAAACAAAAGGTGGAGTTAATGTTATGGATAAAATGTTGGGAGAGTACACTGTGAAACAACGAACATTACGTTGGCCTCTGGCATTTTTCTACAATATGATTAGCATCCTACATCGTCTACAGAGAACACAATCCAAGCTTCAGGACAAAGGATCAACGAAGAAAGTTTCTGAAAGATCTCGCAAATCAGTTGTGTATGCCTGCAATTGAAGATCATAGTACAAAACAAATGATGATGAGAAACAATTTTCTTCGAGGTGCAGTAGAAATGATGCTTGGACGATGCATTGTGATAGCATCGCAAGCAGCAGCTGGCCCTCAAATACCTCATGGTAGTCGTGGACCCTCCCCTGTTGTTGGTAGTTGCTATGTCTGCCGAGACCTGAGGCGAAAACAACGTAAGAATAGAAAGTCTTGTGTGGTTTGTGTGAAACCCATTTGCGATGAACACTCGGTAGCAAAGACAACATGCATTACTTGCAaggaaaatcaataaaaaaagtttcttacattttcttttataatgtaaatgaacaggttttttttacttgtttataataataaaatagcattatcatttaaaaaaatgattCTTTTTTCCTTGCATTATCTTCATTCAAAATATATGAGGGTACAGTTGTACCTATGCAGCTTGTTATGGATGCAAAAATATCTTGACCCCTTATCTCAGAAGGGGGTGGAGATATTTTACTGAAACTTGGCCAATATATTCTAGACCAAAACTGCAGAGATGTCACAAAATTTTAGCCCTCTacaactttttgaaaaaaaattattgcaatttTAAAAAGGAATAGGTACAATTGTACCTAGTCAGCCGGACAAAGGTTAAACAATACTCAGCTCATCCATGTAAAGTGCAAGTGGCAAATATAACTGTGAGGGTGAGTGCAATCTTCCTTGCCTCATCACAGCATCACATTGACTACAGAAGAGCAAAGAGTCCTACTtccccacaataacattgcccctcagcctcaccCTCCAATACATTTCCTTTCTTAAGGAGTGGTGAAGTTGTGAGGGAGACAGGAGAGTATATCCTCTTATATATGACAAGACTTCCATGTTTGGCCGACTGTAGTGTGCATCGGCAACTTACCTACATAGCACTCAGCTAATCCTCCACCCACGGGAAGTGCCGGGGAGGGGCTTACCAGGACATAACCGATGCATTAACTTTTCAGGGGGTGAAGTGGGGTGGGGAAGGCAGCGGCCGGTATCACTCCAGGGGTGTTCAGTGGCCCTACATCTCGGGCGAGTAAGCTGACGCTGGCCCTGTCTCTGGGTCACCACTGATATTACTACAGCAGATGAACTCCTCTtatcagtgacagcccactcagccaattactggctgagacaggacagtgccatggccagtgggctgtcactgctgacacAAGTCTCGGAAGTGGTGGTGGCTTTAATCAGGACTTAGAGACACTGAAGGAaaacaccaggggagcgtggagaggtaagcataagatgtttgttatgtttaaCATAAGGGCAGCATCATATAAAAAagtgctggagtactcctttaatagcaGCATAATCCCCCTCTGATCCACTTTTGGTTTGTTTTAAgaaccaatataaaaaaaacctgaacaacATATGATTGTGTTCAGGTACAGTACCTTTACGATAAATATAGATGTGCAAATATTCATCCAATCTAataacacataatacacacaATCTGGATACAGGGTTTTAATCttgaagaaaaatgaatgaataagTAAATAAGGTATATTGTAATTAATTTCAGCACATgggaaaaaatagcattttagtaTAAATCACTTATGCGTCTAAAAGAGCCAACCCTAGCATTCATGGCTCCCCAATCTGTAAAGCTGTTGTATTCTCCAGCCCTCAGGAGGAACTGACGTCCCCTGAAGTTAGGTAGCTCAAAGAAGATCCAGACTCCTGCGACTTTGCAGGAGTTGATGTCATGGCGATTGAATTCTTCATTCACATGAGGACAATCTTCAGTGAACTCCATCATTTGTCCTCTGTAATCTTTCCTCTCATAGACCCTGATTCTGAAGTAGTTATGCTTTACAGTAAATACAGAAAACACATGTCAGTTTCAAAAGTTGGAGATGAATTAACAAAAATATTATTCATCATCAGGTTGTTGAGGTTGATCTAGTGGCATTAATCATATCTATGACTGTAATGAGCTTTCTGTTTTAGTGGTGCAGGATTTTTGGAAGTAAATAGGCATTCTATTATTAttgaataataatagtaatacatataataatattaatattaataataaaagcaGCAGGGGTTGTCTAACAATGTATTATGTTCTTTTATAGGAAGAGCAAAATAAATTGTATTTGTAAAAGAGTATTTTAAAACATATATctgtaaaaatatattatattgtattgcttaaaaggaatctgtctgcCCTATATTGTGCTCAGAGCTGCAGATATAGATAAATAATGGAAACATAATAGTTGAAAGCTTTGTCTTATCTGATTACCAagttaaaaattacattttccttTCAAGCATGTTTCATAGAGGtcatgctgagctgcagcatgcacatctCCTTCCCCAACCCTTCCTGTGGTGTGAATCTCAGTAGTAAAggcagaggaggggaggaggcatgcatgctgcagttcAGCAATGCTACTTTGACACTTGAGCCCTAAGCATAATATAGAGCTAATATATATCCTTTAATATCTCTTTGTCTCCTAGAAATCCCCCACAGAGGCCTTCTTACCTGAGGGATTAAACGGCAGGATCTGATGGAGTCACTCAGACCAGACCAGAGCTGGATATCTGGATACTCTCCCCTCTTTAAAAAGTactgttgaccagtgtaatttGGGCGCTCATAGATCATCCAATTTCCATTCTCTACTTGAATAGAGTTACAGCGACTGAAATAAGAATTCAATTCTGAACCATCGCTGCTGATTCCATGGAATCGACCCTGAAAGTTCCTGTCCTCGAAGAATATAAtctaaaaaataattttcattaTTGAGTAATTGAATAATTGAAtaatttttcattattattaagTGATCACAGATATTGCTGCAAAATATATGTTATAAAGCACTATAAACGTAAAAAAGTTATCAACAACTTTTTTACAATGACGTTAAAACTAAAATAAGTgtgtatttttttacattttagctATAGACATagtttagaataaaaaaatatatgtatatactgattactaatcataaatagagatgagtgaagctgtCGAAAATTCGCTTTGCGAAATTCTTGaatttcactgcaaattcgcaAATATTCCTAAACGAATCACTACAATTAAACTATTGTTTAGCTGTAGAGATGAAGCAATTTGCTGCAAATCCtgctgtttgctcatctctaatcataaattTTGTAGAGTGAAAGTGAAGTCAAGCGAGATATGGAATTCACGATAGACAGATTTTGGTATTGGCAGTTAAAAAGTGCTTTTGTAGACACTGCTGATTCATCCAAATTTATTATTGAGTCACATGCAGTGTTTGATTTTTTAAAGGGACAACTTTAAAaaagatatatttatttttgctacACAAAGTAGAACCCCCTCATTGGGCGAAAAGTCGGTTAAAATGGGAGGAGAAATTAGGAATTATACAGAACTAAGAATGGAAACTGTTCTGTAAGTAACTCGCACCGTTTAATTCAGTTTAAGATTTTTTACAAGCTATATTACTCCCCCAGATCATTATACGATGCAGGAATCAGACAGAATTCAGACTGCTCCAGATGCGGGTTAGAAGGAGCTGATATATATAAACAGGGGCTGGACTTGGAAGTATCCCTGTTTGAGATCTTATTGGGGGGGCTAGTTGAAGACTCGGAGAGAGGCTCACAGTTGAATAGATTATTTATGTATGCTAAAGTAATGATTGTTAGACACTGGTGTAGTGAGAGACCGCCCCACCTTTCTGAATGGCAGTCTTTAGTAGCACGAGTAATGAAATATGAATacagtttagcaaaaaaaaatctgctaagAACTTGAAACGTCATAATAGAATTTGGTTGCCTTGGCAGAAGGGGAGAGACTAAAGGTTAAATTAGTATAATTTTTGTGttggtcttctttcttcttcttcttctttttttttttgtttctgctcCGCAGCCCTGGGCGGATTGGGAGGTGGGTGGGAGCATAATGGGGGGAAtgcactactgtatatatgtaaatgtattgtGCCAAGATAAGAATACACACGATGCGGCACTCGCTCCAGTTTCCACTTGCTTTATTAAGCCATAGACATGACAACGATGCACATGAATGTGGTAGGCGACGATCGTTTCACGCTTTACAGCGCTTCGTCACAGCCCTACGTCATTTCCTTCACCTGGTCTATTTATACAGACCTCTTAAAGATATATACACCCATAAATTGTGTGCAACTTTAAAAACATAACAGATTTGTGACAACCTAGGACAAACATAAACTGAAATAAAGACAGTATTATAGATTTTTAACTACATGAGTAGTATTAATAAATAAAGGCATTTAGCATGTAACATTTATATCAGATGTTTCAT belongs to Dendropsophus ebraccatus isolate aDenEbr1 chromosome 9, aDenEbr1.pat, whole genome shotgun sequence and includes:
- the LOC138802114 gene encoding gamma-crystallin E-like — its product is MGKIIFFEDRNFQGRFHGISSDGSELNSYFSRCNSIQVENGNWMIYERPNYTGQQYFLKRGEYPDIQLWSGLSDSIRSCRLIPQHNYFRIRVYERKDYRGQMMEFTEDCPHVNEEFNRHDINSCKVAGVWIFFELPNFRGRQFLLRAGEYNSFTDWGAMNARVGSFRRISDLY